The Buteo buteo chromosome 23, bButBut1.hap1.1, whole genome shotgun sequence genome includes a window with the following:
- the RBBP5 gene encoding retinoblastoma-binding protein 5 isoform X2, which translates to MNLELLESFGQNYPEEADGTLDCISMALTCTFNRWGTLLAVGCNDGRIVIWDFLTRGIAKIISAHIHPVCSLCWSRDGHKLVSASTDNIVSQWDVLSGDCDQRFRFPSPILKVQYHPRDQNRVLVCPMKSAPVMLTLSDSKHVVLPVDDDSDLNVVASFDRRGEYIYTGNAKGKILVLKTDTQDLVASFRVTTGTSNTTAIKSIEFARKGSCFLINTADRIIRVYDGREILTCGRDGEPEPMQKLQDLVNRTPWKKCCFSGDGEYIVAGSARQHALYIWEKSIGNLVKILHGTRGELLLDVAWHPVRPIIASISSGVVSIWAQNQVENWSAFAPDFKELDENVEYEERESEFDIEDEDKSEPEQTGADAAEDEEVDVTSVDPIAAFCSSDEELEDSKALLYLPIAPEVEDPEENPYGPPPDAVQSSLTDEGIGSEKKRQSSSDGPQAPKKKPKTTNIELQGVPNDEVHPLLGVKGDGKSKKKQAGRPKGSKGKDKDSPFKPKLYKGDRGALPLEGAAKGKVQAELGQPLTGGAISELL; encoded by the exons ATGAACCTGGAGCTGCTCG AGTCCTTCGGCCAGAACTACCCCGAG GAGGCCGATGGCACGCTGGACTGCATCAGCATGGCCCTGACCTGCACCTTCAATCGCTGGGGCACGCTGCTGGCCGTGGGCTGCAACGACGGGCGCATCGTCATCTGGGACTTCCTCACCAGGGGCATCGCCAAAATCATAAGCGCTCACATTCACCCCGTCTGCTCGTTATG CTGGAGTCGAGATGGTCACAAACTGGTGAGTGCTTCGACCGATAACATTGTGTCGCAATGGGATGTACTCTCCGGAGACTGTGACCAGAGATTTCGATTTCCTTCGCCTATCTTGAAAGTTCAGTACCACCCTCGAGACCA aaacagAGTTTTGGTTTGTCCCATGAAGTCAGCGCCAGTGATGCTAACGCTGTCAGACTCCAAACATGTTGTCCTACCCGTGGATGATGATTCTGATCTCAATGTTGTGGCCTCCTTTGACAGGCGAGGGGAATACATTTATACGGGCAATGCCAAGGGGAAG ATCTTGGTCTTAAAAACAGACACTCAGGATCTTGTTGCTTCCTTCAGAGTGACAACTGGAACCAGCAACACTACAGCTATTAAATCGATTGAATTTGCTCGCAAAGGAAG CTGCTTTTTAATAAACACAGCGGACCGGATAATCAGGGTCTACGATGGCCGTGAAATTCTAACTTGTGGACGAGATGGGGAGCCTGAACCGATGCAGAAGCTGCAGGATTTAGTGAACCG GACACCATGGAAGAAGTGCTGTTTCTCTGGTGACGGTGAATATATAGTGGCAGGTTCAGCACGACAGCATGCCCTGTACATTTGGGAGAAGAGTATTGGAAACCTAGTGAAAATCCTCCACGGGACCAGAGGAGAGCTACTCTTGGATGTAGCA TGGCATCCTGTCCGACCGATCATAGCTTCTATTTCAAGTGGTGTTGTATCAATATGGGCTCAGAATCAAGTG GAAAACTGGAGTGCCTTTGCACCTGACTTCAAAGAGCTGGATGAAAATGTAGAATATGAAGAGAGAGAGTCAGAATTTGACATTGAAGATGAAGATAAGAGTGAACCAGAACAGACAG GTGCTGATGctgcagaagatgaagaagTGGATGTAACTAGTGTGGATCCCATTGCTGCCTTCTGTAGCAG tgATGAAGAACTGGAGGACTCCAAGGCTTTGCTTTACTTACCCATTGCTCCTGAAGTTGAAGATCCAGAAGAAAACCCCTATGGACCTCCACCAGATGCGGTTCAGAGTTCTTTAACTGATGAGGGAATAGGATCCGAGAAGAAGAGGCAGTCCTCCTCTGATGGACCTCAGGCACCAAAGAAGAAGCCCAAAACCACCAACATTGAACTACAAGGAGTACCTAATGATG AAGTCCATCCGCTGCTGGGTGTGAAGGGAGATGGTAAATCCAAGAAGAAGCAAGCAGGCAGGCCTAAAGGATCAAAAGGTAAAGACAAAGATTCTCCATTTAAACCGAAACTCTACAAAGGGGACAGAGGTGCTTTACCTCTGGAAGGAGCAGCGAAGGGTAAAGTGCAGGCGGAGCTGGGACAGCCTTTGACAG
- the RBBP5 gene encoding retinoblastoma-binding protein 5 isoform X3, which translates to MNLELLESFGQNYPEEADGTLDCISMALTCTFNRWGTLLAVGCNDGRIVIWDFLTRGIAKIISAHIHPVCSLCWSRDGHKLVSASTDNIVSQWDVLSGDCDQRFRFPSPILKVQYHPRDQNRVLVCPMKSAPVMLTLSDSKHVVLPVDDDSDLNVVASFDRRGEYIYTGNAKGKILVLKTDTQDLVASFRVTTGTSNTTAIKSIEFARKGSCFLINTADRIIRVYDGREILTCGRDGEPEPMQKLQDLVNRTPWKKCCFSGDGEYIVAGSARQHALYIWEKSIGNLVKILHGTRGELLLDVAWHPVRPIIASISSGVVSIWAQNQVENWSAFAPDFKELDENVEYEERESEFDIEDEDKSEPEQTGADAAEDEEVDVTSVDPIAAFCSSDEELEDSKALLYLPIAPEVEDPEENPYGPPPDAVQSSLTDEGIGSEKKRQSSSDGPQAPKKKPKTTNIELQGVPNDEVHPLLGVKGDGKSKKKQAGRPKGSKAGGAISELL; encoded by the exons ATGAACCTGGAGCTGCTCG AGTCCTTCGGCCAGAACTACCCCGAG GAGGCCGATGGCACGCTGGACTGCATCAGCATGGCCCTGACCTGCACCTTCAATCGCTGGGGCACGCTGCTGGCCGTGGGCTGCAACGACGGGCGCATCGTCATCTGGGACTTCCTCACCAGGGGCATCGCCAAAATCATAAGCGCTCACATTCACCCCGTCTGCTCGTTATG CTGGAGTCGAGATGGTCACAAACTGGTGAGTGCTTCGACCGATAACATTGTGTCGCAATGGGATGTACTCTCCGGAGACTGTGACCAGAGATTTCGATTTCCTTCGCCTATCTTGAAAGTTCAGTACCACCCTCGAGACCA aaacagAGTTTTGGTTTGTCCCATGAAGTCAGCGCCAGTGATGCTAACGCTGTCAGACTCCAAACATGTTGTCCTACCCGTGGATGATGATTCTGATCTCAATGTTGTGGCCTCCTTTGACAGGCGAGGGGAATACATTTATACGGGCAATGCCAAGGGGAAG ATCTTGGTCTTAAAAACAGACACTCAGGATCTTGTTGCTTCCTTCAGAGTGACAACTGGAACCAGCAACACTACAGCTATTAAATCGATTGAATTTGCTCGCAAAGGAAG CTGCTTTTTAATAAACACAGCGGACCGGATAATCAGGGTCTACGATGGCCGTGAAATTCTAACTTGTGGACGAGATGGGGAGCCTGAACCGATGCAGAAGCTGCAGGATTTAGTGAACCG GACACCATGGAAGAAGTGCTGTTTCTCTGGTGACGGTGAATATATAGTGGCAGGTTCAGCACGACAGCATGCCCTGTACATTTGGGAGAAGAGTATTGGAAACCTAGTGAAAATCCTCCACGGGACCAGAGGAGAGCTACTCTTGGATGTAGCA TGGCATCCTGTCCGACCGATCATAGCTTCTATTTCAAGTGGTGTTGTATCAATATGGGCTCAGAATCAAGTG GAAAACTGGAGTGCCTTTGCACCTGACTTCAAAGAGCTGGATGAAAATGTAGAATATGAAGAGAGAGAGTCAGAATTTGACATTGAAGATGAAGATAAGAGTGAACCAGAACAGACAG GTGCTGATGctgcagaagatgaagaagTGGATGTAACTAGTGTGGATCCCATTGCTGCCTTCTGTAGCAG tgATGAAGAACTGGAGGACTCCAAGGCTTTGCTTTACTTACCCATTGCTCCTGAAGTTGAAGATCCAGAAGAAAACCCCTATGGACCTCCACCAGATGCGGTTCAGAGTTCTTTAACTGATGAGGGAATAGGATCCGAGAAGAAGAGGCAGTCCTCCTCTGATGGACCTCAGGCACCAAAGAAGAAGCCCAAAACCACCAACATTGAACTACAAGGAGTACCTAATGATG AAGTCCATCCGCTGCTGGGTGTGAAGGGAGATGGTAAATCCAAGAAGAAGCAAGCAGGCAGGCCTAAAGGATCAAAAG
- the RBBP5 gene encoding retinoblastoma-binding protein 5 isoform X4 → MNLELLESFGQNYPEEADGTLDCISMALTCTFNRWGTLLAVGCNDGRIVIWDFLTRGIAKIISAHIHPVCSLCWSRDGHKLVSASTDNIVSQWDVLSGDCDQRFRFPSPILKVQYHPRDQNRVLVCPMKSAPVMLTLSDSKHVVLPVDDDSDLNVVASFDRRGEYIYTGNAKGKILVLKTDTQDLVASFRVTTGTSNTTAIKSIEFARKGSCFLINTADRIIRVYDGREILTCGRDGEPEPMQKLQDLVNRTPWKKCCFSGDGEYIVAGSARQHALYIWEKSIGNLVKILHGTRGELLLDVAWHPVRPIIASISSGVVSIWAQNQVENWSAFAPDFKELDENVEYEERESEFDIEDEDKSEPEQTGADAAEDEEVDVTSVDPIAAFCSSDEELEDSKALLYLPIAPEVEDPEENPYGPPPDAVQSSLTDEGIGSEKKRQSSSDGPQAPKKKPKTTNIELQGVPNDEVHPLLGVKGDGKSKKKQAGRPKGSKGGAISELL, encoded by the exons ATGAACCTGGAGCTGCTCG AGTCCTTCGGCCAGAACTACCCCGAG GAGGCCGATGGCACGCTGGACTGCATCAGCATGGCCCTGACCTGCACCTTCAATCGCTGGGGCACGCTGCTGGCCGTGGGCTGCAACGACGGGCGCATCGTCATCTGGGACTTCCTCACCAGGGGCATCGCCAAAATCATAAGCGCTCACATTCACCCCGTCTGCTCGTTATG CTGGAGTCGAGATGGTCACAAACTGGTGAGTGCTTCGACCGATAACATTGTGTCGCAATGGGATGTACTCTCCGGAGACTGTGACCAGAGATTTCGATTTCCTTCGCCTATCTTGAAAGTTCAGTACCACCCTCGAGACCA aaacagAGTTTTGGTTTGTCCCATGAAGTCAGCGCCAGTGATGCTAACGCTGTCAGACTCCAAACATGTTGTCCTACCCGTGGATGATGATTCTGATCTCAATGTTGTGGCCTCCTTTGACAGGCGAGGGGAATACATTTATACGGGCAATGCCAAGGGGAAG ATCTTGGTCTTAAAAACAGACACTCAGGATCTTGTTGCTTCCTTCAGAGTGACAACTGGAACCAGCAACACTACAGCTATTAAATCGATTGAATTTGCTCGCAAAGGAAG CTGCTTTTTAATAAACACAGCGGACCGGATAATCAGGGTCTACGATGGCCGTGAAATTCTAACTTGTGGACGAGATGGGGAGCCTGAACCGATGCAGAAGCTGCAGGATTTAGTGAACCG GACACCATGGAAGAAGTGCTGTTTCTCTGGTGACGGTGAATATATAGTGGCAGGTTCAGCACGACAGCATGCCCTGTACATTTGGGAGAAGAGTATTGGAAACCTAGTGAAAATCCTCCACGGGACCAGAGGAGAGCTACTCTTGGATGTAGCA TGGCATCCTGTCCGACCGATCATAGCTTCTATTTCAAGTGGTGTTGTATCAATATGGGCTCAGAATCAAGTG GAAAACTGGAGTGCCTTTGCACCTGACTTCAAAGAGCTGGATGAAAATGTAGAATATGAAGAGAGAGAGTCAGAATTTGACATTGAAGATGAAGATAAGAGTGAACCAGAACAGACAG GTGCTGATGctgcagaagatgaagaagTGGATGTAACTAGTGTGGATCCCATTGCTGCCTTCTGTAGCAG tgATGAAGAACTGGAGGACTCCAAGGCTTTGCTTTACTTACCCATTGCTCCTGAAGTTGAAGATCCAGAAGAAAACCCCTATGGACCTCCACCAGATGCGGTTCAGAGTTCTTTAACTGATGAGGGAATAGGATCCGAGAAGAAGAGGCAGTCCTCCTCTGATGGACCTCAGGCACCAAAGAAGAAGCCCAAAACCACCAACATTGAACTACAAGGAGTACCTAATGATG AAGTCCATCCGCTGCTGGGTGTGAAGGGAGATGGTAAATCCAAGAAGAAGCAAGCAGGCAGGCCTAAAGGATCAAAAG
- the RBBP5 gene encoding retinoblastoma-binding protein 5 isoform X1, with the protein MNLELLESFGQNYPEEADGTLDCISMALTCTFNRWGTLLAVGCNDGRIVIWDFLTRGIAKIISAHIHPVCSLCWSRDGHKLVSASTDNIVSQWDVLSGDCDQRFRFPSPILKVQYHPRDQNRVLVCPMKSAPVMLTLSDSKHVVLPVDDDSDLNVVASFDRRGEYIYTGNAKGKILVLKTDTQDLVASFRVTTGTSNTTAIKSIEFARKGSCFLINTADRIIRVYDGREILTCGRDGEPEPMQKLQDLVNRTPWKKCCFSGDGEYIVAGSARQHALYIWEKSIGNLVKILHGTRGELLLDVAWHPVRPIIASISSGVVSIWAQNQVENWSAFAPDFKELDENVEYEERESEFDIEDEDKSEPEQTGADAAEDEEVDVTSVDPIAAFCSSDEELEDSKALLYLPIAPEVEDPEENPYGPPPDAVQSSLTDEGIGSEKKRQSSSDGPQAPKKKPKTTNIELQGVPNDEVHPLLGVKGDGKSKKKQAGRPKGSKGKDKDSPFKPKLYKGDRGALPLEGAAKGKVQAELGQPLTAGGAISELL; encoded by the exons ATGAACCTGGAGCTGCTCG AGTCCTTCGGCCAGAACTACCCCGAG GAGGCCGATGGCACGCTGGACTGCATCAGCATGGCCCTGACCTGCACCTTCAATCGCTGGGGCACGCTGCTGGCCGTGGGCTGCAACGACGGGCGCATCGTCATCTGGGACTTCCTCACCAGGGGCATCGCCAAAATCATAAGCGCTCACATTCACCCCGTCTGCTCGTTATG CTGGAGTCGAGATGGTCACAAACTGGTGAGTGCTTCGACCGATAACATTGTGTCGCAATGGGATGTACTCTCCGGAGACTGTGACCAGAGATTTCGATTTCCTTCGCCTATCTTGAAAGTTCAGTACCACCCTCGAGACCA aaacagAGTTTTGGTTTGTCCCATGAAGTCAGCGCCAGTGATGCTAACGCTGTCAGACTCCAAACATGTTGTCCTACCCGTGGATGATGATTCTGATCTCAATGTTGTGGCCTCCTTTGACAGGCGAGGGGAATACATTTATACGGGCAATGCCAAGGGGAAG ATCTTGGTCTTAAAAACAGACACTCAGGATCTTGTTGCTTCCTTCAGAGTGACAACTGGAACCAGCAACACTACAGCTATTAAATCGATTGAATTTGCTCGCAAAGGAAG CTGCTTTTTAATAAACACAGCGGACCGGATAATCAGGGTCTACGATGGCCGTGAAATTCTAACTTGTGGACGAGATGGGGAGCCTGAACCGATGCAGAAGCTGCAGGATTTAGTGAACCG GACACCATGGAAGAAGTGCTGTTTCTCTGGTGACGGTGAATATATAGTGGCAGGTTCAGCACGACAGCATGCCCTGTACATTTGGGAGAAGAGTATTGGAAACCTAGTGAAAATCCTCCACGGGACCAGAGGAGAGCTACTCTTGGATGTAGCA TGGCATCCTGTCCGACCGATCATAGCTTCTATTTCAAGTGGTGTTGTATCAATATGGGCTCAGAATCAAGTG GAAAACTGGAGTGCCTTTGCACCTGACTTCAAAGAGCTGGATGAAAATGTAGAATATGAAGAGAGAGAGTCAGAATTTGACATTGAAGATGAAGATAAGAGTGAACCAGAACAGACAG GTGCTGATGctgcagaagatgaagaagTGGATGTAACTAGTGTGGATCCCATTGCTGCCTTCTGTAGCAG tgATGAAGAACTGGAGGACTCCAAGGCTTTGCTTTACTTACCCATTGCTCCTGAAGTTGAAGATCCAGAAGAAAACCCCTATGGACCTCCACCAGATGCGGTTCAGAGTTCTTTAACTGATGAGGGAATAGGATCCGAGAAGAAGAGGCAGTCCTCCTCTGATGGACCTCAGGCACCAAAGAAGAAGCCCAAAACCACCAACATTGAACTACAAGGAGTACCTAATGATG AAGTCCATCCGCTGCTGGGTGTGAAGGGAGATGGTAAATCCAAGAAGAAGCAAGCAGGCAGGCCTAAAGGATCAAAAGGTAAAGACAAAGATTCTCCATTTAAACCGAAACTCTACAAAGGGGACAGAGGTGCTTTACCTCTGGAAGGAGCAGCGAAGGGTAAAGTGCAGGCGGAGCTGGGACAGCCTTTGACAG